The stretch of DNA GGAAGTATTAGAACCTGCTTTTAATTATGGAGTTAAGTTAGTCTCAATGGCGTTTCTAATCGATCCTGACCAACCTGTAATTTGGCGCGGACCAATGTTAAATGGAATTATTCGTCAGTTTCTTTATCAAGTTGAATGGGGAGAATTAGACTATTTGATTGTAGATATGCCTCCAGGTACAGGAGATGCCCAGTTGACTCTAGCTCAAGCTGTACCGATGGCTGGTGCAGTGATTGTCACAACTCCTCAAACTGTATCTTTGTTGGATGCTCGTCGTGGTTTAAAAATGTTTCAACAACTAGGGGTTAATGTTTTGGGAATTGTGGAGAATATGAGTTATTTTATTCCTCCAGATTTACCGGAGAAAAAATATGATTTATTTGGTTCTGGTGGTGGTGAAAAAACTGCTCAAGAACTCAATGTACCTCTACTGGGTTGTGTTCCTCTAGAAATTAGTCTTAGAGAAGGAGGAGACAAAGGTATTCCAATTGTGATTGCTGAACCAGACTCAGCCTCGGCTCAAGCTTTAGTGTCTGTTGCTGAACAAGTAGCAGCTAAGGTTTCGATCGCAGCTTTTGCTTAAAAGAAACAAAAATCGCGAAAACATTTTTGCATCACAATGAGATCGTTAAAATTGAGGGTAACAGGTGAAGCTTTGTCAGTCAACACTGAATTTTGTTGATAGTTTGGTACAGAAAATGATTCCTTTACCTTTAACTAAACTGATAACTGTTGTACGGTCAAGGCACTGCCTTGCCCGTGCGGGGGACAATATCAATCTTC from Stanieria cyanosphaera PCC 7437 encodes:
- a CDS encoding Mrp/NBP35 family ATP-binding protein, with the protein product MLDTQSVLEVLRPVQDPELQKSLVDLNMIRNVQIEGDKVSFTLVLTTPACPLREFIVEDCQNAVKQLPGVESVEVEVTAETPQQKSLPDRQSVPGIKNIIAVSSGKGGVGKSSVAVNIAVALADKGAKVGLLDADIYGPNAPNMLGLGNANVMVKQGTNGEVLEPAFNYGVKLVSMAFLIDPDQPVIWRGPMLNGIIRQFLYQVEWGELDYLIVDMPPGTGDAQLTLAQAVPMAGAVIVTTPQTVSLLDARRGLKMFQQLGVNVLGIVENMSYFIPPDLPEKKYDLFGSGGGEKTAQELNVPLLGCVPLEISLREGGDKGIPIVIAEPDSASAQALVSVAEQVAAKVSIAAFA